The genomic DNA TAACGTCATCTGATTTAACAGTTAACATTTCTTGAAGAATATTTGATGCTCCATAAGCTTCTAGTGCCCAAACTTCCATTTCTCCAAGTCTTTGTCCACCAAATTGAGCTTTTCCTCCAAGTGGTTGTTGTGTTACTAATGAATACGGTCCTATTGCTCTTGCGTGCATCTTATCTTCTACAAGGTGGTGTAGTTTTAACATATACATTCTACCAACAGTTACAGGGTTATCAAATTTATCTCCTGTTCTTCCGTCAAATAGATCTACTTTACCACTTCTTGGGAATCCAAGTTTTTGTAGATAATCTTTAACTTGTTCTTCTGATGCTCCGTCAAATACTGGAGTTGAAATATATGTTCCTCCATTATAGTTACCCATAGCCATACCTAAGTGAACTTCTAGTACTTGTCCTATGTTCATACGTGAAGGCACCCCTAGTGGGTTTAACACAACATCTAGATGTGTTCCGTCAGCTAAGAAAGGCATATCTTCAGCAGGAAGTACTCTTGATACAACCCCTTTGTTTCCGTGACGTCCAGACATCTTATCTCCAACAGTTATCTTTCTCTTTTCTGCAACTAAGATCTTAATAGCTCTGTTTACACCAGCTTTTAAGTCATCTCCATTCTCTCTAGAAAGTTCAAGAATTTCAACAACTGTTCCTTTAGATCCGTGAGGCATTTTAAGAGATACGTCTCTTACATCTCTTGCTTTTTCTCCAAAGATTGCTCTTAAAAGTTTTTCTTCTGCAGGTGGTTCAGTTTCACCTTTAGGTGCTGTCTTACCTACAAGTATATCTCCAGGTCCAACTTCAGATCCAATAGTGATTATTCCGTTGGCATCTAGATTTTTCAATGCTTCTTCAGAAACGTTAGGGATCTCTCTTGTGATCTCTTCATCTCCAAGTTTAGTATTTCTAGCTTCTATTTCATATTCTTCAATATGTATAGATGTAAATACGTCATCTTTTCTTAATCTGTCAGATATCAAAATGGCGTCTTCATAGTTATATCCTTCCCAAGGCATAAATGCCATAAGGATATTTCTTCCTAATGCTAAGTCTCCACCTTTTGTAGCAGGTCCATCAGCTATTATGCTTCCTACTTTTACTTCATCTCCTATTGAAACTATAGGTGTTTGATGTAAACACATAGATGAGTTTGATCTTTCGTAGTTTAGCATTCTATATTTATGTTCTTTACCTTGATTGTCTTCTATTATTACTTTACTTGCATCTACATAAGTAACTTTTCCGTCTACTTTTGAAATTACAAGTGCTCCAGAGTCTACAGCAACTTTTCTTTCAAGTCCTGTTCCTATATAAGGAGCTTCTGTTCTTAGTAATGGTACAGCTTGTCTTTGCATGTTTGATCCCATCAGTGCTCTGTTGGCGTCATCGTGCTCTAAGAATGGGATAAGTCCTGCTGATACAGATACCACTTGTTTTGGAGAAATATCTAAGTAATCAACTTTTTCTCCACTGATACTTACAATTTCATGTCCGTATCTACAAACAACATCACCTTGAAGTCTATGATTTTCATCAATAGTTGTATCGGCTTGGGCAATGAATAATCCTTCTTCTTCATCTGCTGCAAGGTAATCTATTTTGTCAAAGTTTGCAATACCATTTTCAACTTTAATATATGGAGTTTCAATAAATCCATATTTGTTGATTTTTGCATATATTGCAAGCGATCCAATAAGTCCAATGTTTGGTCCTTCTGGAGTTTCTATAGGACAAATTCTTCCATAGTGAGAGTCATGTACGTCTCTAACTTCGAATCCTGCTCTTTCTCTTGATAATCCTCCAGGTCCTAGTGCTGATATTCTTCTTTTGTGAGTTAATTCAGCTAGTGGATTTGATTGGTCCATGAATTGAGACAATTGTCCAGAACCAAAGAAATCAAGAACTAACGCATTTAAAGGTCTTGTGTTAAGAAGAGATTGTGGAGTTAAAGTTTCAGCATCTTGAATAGTCATCTTTTCTTTAACCATTTTTCCCATCTTAGATAGTCCAGCTTTTATTTGCATTAATAAAAGTTCTCCTACACCTCTAACACGTCTATTACATAGGTTATCTATATCGTCAATATGTCCTTTACCATTGTTTAATCCTATTACATATTTCATTGTAGCTAGGATATCTTCTTTAGTAAGTAATACATTGTCATCTGCTACATTGATTTTTAATCTCTTGTTCATTTTGTATCTTCCAACTGGCTCAAGATCATATCTTTGAGGGTTGAAGAACATTTGTCTTATAAGAGATCTTGCAGATTCTATAGTAACAATGTCTCCTGGTCTTAATTTTTTAAATACTTCAGTTACAGCTTCTTCTTTAGTTAGGGTAGTGTCATTTAAAACTGTATTAGCTAGTAACTTATCTTCAGGTTTAACTTCCCAGTATACAATACTTTGAACGTTATTTTCGATTAAACTTACAATTACAGTTTCGTCGATAACTGCACCTGCTTCAGCTATTATTTCTCCTGTTTCTTCTGAGTAAACATCCTCTTTAATGAAACTTCCTTCTAATTTAGTTCTAAGAACACTTATCAACTCTTCTTTATCTTTATTATATTTTTGGAATATAGGAGTTAATTCCATTTCCTTAGTTTGTAAAAAGTAATCTCTTATTTCTGTATTGTCATTAAAAAAATCAATAGCCTTCAAGAATACAGTAGCAAGAACTTTTTTCTTTCTGTCGATCTTAATATTTAAAAAGTCATTCTTGTCAGTTTCAAACTCAAGCCATGTCCCTTTATATGGAATAATTTTTCCAGTGAACAGATCTTTACCAGTTTGAATATTAATTTCTTTGTTAAATGATACTCCTGGAGATCTATGTAACTGTGATACAACTACTCTTTCTGCACCATTTATTACGAATGTACCTCTTTCAGTCATTAATGGTATTTCACCAAAATAAACTAAAGATTCTTGTATTTCATTTCCACTTTTTTTGTTAGTTAGTCTTAGTCTTACCTTTAAAGAAGCAGAGTAAGTCTTACCTCTTTTTTTACATTCAAGCTCATCATTTAATGGTGGCTCTGCTTCATGTAACTCATAAGATACATACTCTAACTTGATATCTCCATTAGAAGATTCAACAGGGAAAATTTCTCTAAAAGCTGATTCTAACCCCTTGTCTTTTCTATTATTTGGAGCTTCTTTAGCTTGTAGAAAATCTTCATAGGAATCCAATTGGAACTCAAGAAAATGAGGCATTTGACCTCTCTCTTTAATCCTTCCAAAATTCAATCTTTCAACGAGTTTCCCCATTAATTCACACCCCTTATCAATCTTAAAATTTAATACCTAATCACTTGAAAATAACAGGCTACTTTATTTCCAAATGATTAATTATCATTCTTCCAAAAATAAAAATTTATTCTAGGTTTAATAATTAGGAAAAAGGCACTCGTGAGAGTGCCTATTTTTTTTAAACCAAGATAAGATTTTTGTTCTTAAGCAACCTAAATCCAAAACTATTTAAGTTCTACAGTTGCTCCTGCAGCTGTTAATTGTTCTTTTATAGCTTCTGCTTCATCTTTAGAAACTGCTTCTTTAATAGTTCCACCATTGTCTACTAATTCTTTAGCATCTTTTAATCCTAAACCAGTTATTGCTCTTACTTCTTTAATAACTCCGATTTTTTTGTCTCCAGCTGAAACTAAAATTACATCAAATTCAGTTTTTTCTTCAGCTGCTGCTTCTCCTCCTGCTACTGCTACTGCTACTGGAGCTGCTGCTGTTACACCGAAGTGATCTTCTAAAGCAGTTACTAATTCTTTTAATTCTAATACTGACATAGCTTCTAAATCAGCTATAAATTGTTCTCTATTGAATGCCATTTATTATTTCCTCCTTATTTTTTACGAAAATTTATCTCATAATAATTATTTTCTTTTATTTTTAAATATAGTTTATTGCACAGTTTTTCTTTTTGACCAGATTATTCAGCTTGTGCTTCAGCTGCTGCTTTTTTATCAGCGATTGCCACAGTTGCGTAAGCAAGTTTTCTGATAGGTCCAAGCATAGAGTTAAGTAACATAGATAGTAATTGTTCTCTTGATGGAAGTTTAGCTAATGCTTCAACTTCAGACATTTCTACTCTGTTACCATCTAATAGTCCACCTTTAATTTTGAAGACTTCTTGTTTAGCTTTAGCTTTATCTTTTGCTAAGTCATAAACGAATTTAGCTGGTGCTACTGGATCATCATATCCAAAAGCAAATGCTGTAGTCCCCTCTAATAAATCATCAAAAGAATCTTGTACTCCAGCTTCTTTTAATGCTATTTTGAATAATCTGTTTTTTGCAACTAGATATTCTGCTCCTGCTTCTCTAACTTTTTTTCTTAATTCAGTTTCTTCGTTAACTGTGATACCTTGGTAATCAACTAAAACGATAGATTTTGAATTTTTGATTTTTTGAGTTAATTCAGCTACTTGATCAATTTTTGCTTGAGTTGCCATTCTTTGATTCACCTCCTCTTTCTTTAAAAATACCTCCGTACCAAAGATAGGAACGGAGGTTGTAATCAACTATGAGGCTAGCGAAACCTTATTCCAACCTCGGTAGGATACTTTAAGGTTTACAACCACCTACGGTCTCTGGTTTGGATCTATATTAAATTATTTATCCAACGTATTTTGCTACTAATGCTGGGTCCATTTTTATTCCAGGTCCCATTGTTAGTGATATAGCTACAGTTCTTAAGTATTGTCCTTTAGATGCAGCTGGTTTTAATCTTGTGATTTGTGTTAAGAAAGTTTTGAAGTTTTCTTCAATTTTATCAACTGAGAAATCAGCCTTTCCAATTGGTACGTGAATTGATCCTAATTTGTCAACTCTGAATGCTAACTTACCTTTTTTGAATTCATTTACTGCTTGCTCAATGTTTGGAGTAACAGTTCCTGATTTAGGGTTAGGCATTAATCCTTTTGTTCCTAATATTTTTCCTAATCTTCCGATTTTAGGCATCATGTCAGGAGTAGCTATAACGATATCAAAATCTAGCCATCCTTGTTGAATTTTTTCTATATATTCTTCAGCACCTGCAAAGTCTGCTCCTGCTGCTAATGCTTTATCTATGTTTTCTCCTGATGTAATAGCTAGTATTCTAACGTTTTTACCAGTTCCGTGAGGTAATACAACTGTACCTCTAACTTGTTGTTCAGCATGTCTTGGGTCTACTCCAAGTCTTAGAGCAACTTCTACTGTTTCGTTGAATTTAGCAGTTTTAGTTTTTAGAACTAATTCTAAAGCTTCTTTTACATCATAAAGTTTTCCTGTTTCAATTAACTTAGCTATTTCTAAGTATTTTTTTCCTCTATGTTTTGCCATATTTTTAATTTCCTCCCTTTGTGGTGATGCGGACTTCTCCTACCACTTAATTATAGAAACAGTCTAATCTGTTTCCAAAACAAATTAATTAGTCTACTATTTTTATTCCCATTGATCTTGCTGATCCAGCTATTATTCTCATAGCTGCTTCTACAGATGCTGCATTTAAGTCAGGCATTTTTGTTTCAGCAATTTCTCTTAATTTAGCTGTTGTAATTTGTCCAGCAACTTCTGTTTTAGAGTTTTTAGCTGCTGTAGTAATTCCTGCTGCTTTCTTTAATAAGTCTGATGCAGGTGGAGTTTTTAGTATAAATGTGAAGCTTCTGTCTTCGTATACAGAAATTTCAACTGGGATGATCCATCCTGATTTATCTTGAGTTTTTGCATTGAAAGCTTTACAGAATTCCATAATGTTAACTCCGTGAGCTCCTAATGCTGGTCCAACTGGTGGAGCTGGATTAGCCTTCCCTGCTGGTAATTGTAGTTTTATAATTTGAATTACTTCTTTTGCCATTTTTAAAAAATACACCTCCGAAAATTATGTGGTTAAATGACGGTGTCATCTCCCACTAACAAGAGCCAATTATGCCTTCTGAACATTGTCAAAGTCTAGCTCTGCTGGAGTCATTCTTCCAAACATTTCAATCATGACTTTTACTTTCTTCTGTTCAGTATCTATTTCTACTACTTTACCCTCTTGACCTGCAAATGATTCATCAAGAATTTTTACATAGTCACCAACGGCAAAGTCAATCTTCACTACTTCTCTGATCTGTTGTTCTTCCTCTGGAATATCATATCCTATCAAATCAAAAATATGTCTAACTTCTTCATCTTCCATTGGTATTGGGTCAGATCCAACCCCTACAAACCCTGTTACACCATTGGTATTTCTAACAACATACCATGCATTAGAATCAACTTTATAATTGATTCCTTCGTTGCTTTCCTCTTTAGTAGCTACCATTTCTAGCATTACATACCCAGGAAATAACTTTCTGGCAACAGTCTTCATTTTTCCTCTAACTTCCTCTACTGTCTTCTCTTCAGGAACAAGAACCTTTGTTACGATTCCTCCTATATTAAGAGTCTCTATTTTGTTTTCAAGGTCAGTTTTTACTTTCTTTTCATACCCTGAATAAGTATGAATCATAAACCATTTCTTAACTACGGTTTTCTCCATTATTCTACCCTCCAAAGAGAGATACTAAAAATTTTAATAGTCTAGAAGCAATTAAATCGAAAACTCCCAAATATATACTGAGTACCACGCTCATTACTATGACCCAAATAGTCGAGTTTTTAACTTGCTCTTTAGTAGGCCATTGAACCTTGGAATACTCCATTTTTATTCCTTGAAAAAGATTCATCTAATCACCTTTCGATTTGACATTATAGATTGATTATAAAAAAATGGCAGGTCAAGAGGGACTCGAACCCCCAACCCTCGGTTTTGGAGACCGATGCTCTACCAATTGAGCCATTGACCTGCACGTTGTAAAACTAATTATTTCTTAGTTTCTTTATGTAAAGTAACTTTTTTGTCCCACTTACAGTATTTATTGATTTCTAATCTTTCTGTAGTATTTTTCTTATTTTTTGATGTGCTATAGTTTCTTCTTTTGCACTCTGTACATTCTAATTGAATATTTACTCTCAATTTTACACCTCCACTCAAACGGTATCTTCTAGATCCTCCCATAAGCAATTTTGCTGTATGGTAAAAAAGAGTTTATCTTGCTTTCTAAGACTTGAATATATTAACATATATTCTAAAATTTGTCAAATACTTTTTTTATTTTTTCTTCTCTCTCGTTAATATTATACCTTAAATTAAAAAGCTTGGCAAGTTCCTATCCTCCCAGGTCGTCTCCAACCAAGTACTTTCAGCGTTTACAGGCTTAACTTCTAGGTTCGGAATGTGTCTAGGTGTACCCCTGTAGCTCTTCTCACCAAGCTAATATCTATTTACATAGACATTTGAAACTATATAGTAAATTATAGGTTAAAACTTCGATATATTAGTATTGGTCAACTTAAAGCCTCGCAGCTCTTACATCTCCAACCTATCAACCTCCTAGGCTCGAAGGTATCTTAAAGAATACTTATCTTGAA from Fusobacterium hominis includes the following:
- the nusG gene encoding transcription termination/antitermination protein NusG, with translation MEKTVVKKWFMIHTYSGYEKKVKTDLENKIETLNIGGIVTKVLVPEEKTVEEVRGKMKTVARKLFPGYVMLEMVATKEESNEGINYKVDSNAWYVVRNTNGVTGFVGVGSDPIPMEDEEVRHIFDLIGYDIPEEEQQIREVVKIDFAVGDYVKILDESFAGQEGKVVEIDTEQKKVKVMIEMFGRMTPAELDFDNVQKA
- the secE gene encoding preprotein translocase subunit SecE; this translates as MNLFQGIKMEYSKVQWPTKEQVKNSTIWVIVMSVVLSIYLGVFDLIASRLLKFLVSLFGG
- the rplJ gene encoding 50S ribosomal protein L10, with amino-acid sequence MATQAKIDQVAELTQKIKNSKSIVLVDYQGITVNEETELRKKVREAGAEYLVAKNRLFKIALKEAGVQDSFDDLLEGTTAFAFGYDDPVAPAKFVYDLAKDKAKAKQEVFKIKGGLLDGNRVEMSEVEALAKLPSREQLLSMLLNSMLGPIRKLAYATVAIADKKAAAEAQAE
- the rplA gene encoding 50S ribosomal protein L1 gives rise to the protein MAKHRGKKYLEIAKLIETGKLYDVKEALELVLKTKTAKFNETVEVALRLGVDPRHAEQQVRGTVVLPHGTGKNVRILAITSGENIDKALAAGADFAGAEEYIEKIQQGWLDFDIVIATPDMMPKIGRLGKILGTKGLMPNPKSGTVTPNIEQAVNEFKKGKLAFRVDKLGSIHVPIGKADFSVDKIEENFKTFLTQITRLKPAASKGQYLRTVAISLTMGPGIKMDPALVAKYVG
- the rplK gene encoding 50S ribosomal protein L11, whose amino-acid sequence is MAKEVIQIIKLQLPAGKANPAPPVGPALGAHGVNIMEFCKAFNAKTQDKSGWIIPVEISVYEDRSFTFILKTPPASDLLKKAAGITTAAKNSKTEVAGQITTAKLREIAETKMPDLNAASVEAAMRIIAGSARSMGIKIVD
- the rplL gene encoding 50S ribosomal protein L7/L12; translation: MAFNREQFIADLEAMSVLELKELVTALEDHFGVTAAAPVAVAVAGGEAAAEEKTEFDVILVSAGDKKIGVIKEVRAITGLGLKDAKELVDNGGTIKEAVSKDEAEAIKEQLTAAGATVELK
- the rpoB gene encoding DNA-directed RNA polymerase subunit beta — translated: MGKLVERLNFGRIKERGQMPHFLEFQLDSYEDFLQAKEAPNNRKDKGLESAFREIFPVESSNGDIKLEYVSYELHEAEPPLNDELECKKRGKTYSASLKVRLRLTNKKSGNEIQESLVYFGEIPLMTERGTFVINGAERVVVSQLHRSPGVSFNKEINIQTGKDLFTGKIIPYKGTWLEFETDKNDFLNIKIDRKKKVLATVFLKAIDFFNDNTEIRDYFLQTKEMELTPIFQKYNKDKEELISVLRTKLEGSFIKEDVYSEETGEIIAEAGAVIDETVIVSLIENNVQSIVYWEVKPEDKLLANTVLNDTTLTKEEAVTEVFKKLRPGDIVTIESARSLIRQMFFNPQRYDLEPVGRYKMNKRLKINVADDNVLLTKEDILATMKYVIGLNNGKGHIDDIDNLCNRRVRGVGELLLMQIKAGLSKMGKMVKEKMTIQDAETLTPQSLLNTRPLNALVLDFFGSGQLSQFMDQSNPLAELTHKRRISALGPGGLSRERAGFEVRDVHDSHYGRICPIETPEGPNIGLIGSLAIYAKINKYGFIETPYIKVENGIANFDKIDYLAADEEEGLFIAQADTTIDENHRLQGDVVCRYGHEIVSISGEKVDYLDISPKQVVSVSAGLIPFLEHDDANRALMGSNMQRQAVPLLRTEAPYIGTGLERKVAVDSGALVISKVDGKVTYVDASKVIIEDNQGKEHKYRMLNYERSNSSMCLHQTPIVSIGDEVKVGSIIADGPATKGGDLALGRNILMAFMPWEGYNYEDAILISDRLRKDDVFTSIHIEEYEIEARNTKLGDEEITREIPNVSEEALKNLDANGIITIGSEVGPGDILVGKTAPKGETEPPAEEKLLRAIFGEKARDVRDVSLKMPHGSKGTVVEILELSRENGDDLKAGVNRAIKILVAEKRKITVGDKMSGRHGNKGVVSRVLPAEDMPFLADGTHLDVVLNPLGVPSRMNIGQVLEVHLGMAMGNYNGGTYISTPVFDGASEEQVKDYLQKLGFPRSGKVDLFDGRTGDKFDNPVTVGRMYMLKLHHLVEDKMHARAIGPYSLVTQQPLGGKAQFGGQRLGEMEVWALEAYGASNILQEMLTVKSDDVMGRTKTYEAIIKGEEMPEADLPESFKVLLKEFQALALDIELFDGDNNVIDVDDELSNEEITTEYSPLDDFKEQ
- the rpmG gene encoding 50S ribosomal protein L33, encoding MRVNIQLECTECKRRNYSTSKNKKNTTERLEINKYCKWDKKVTLHKETKK